A part of Candidatus Bathyarchaeia archaeon genomic DNA contains:
- a CDS encoding HAD family hydrolase: MDVKAVIFNIDNVLYDARFQKDAARISALRAMVEAGLPIDVENGFRVLNEVVKEYGSDYQMHFDEMLKRLGLKWNPRVIAAGVVAYRETSRAYLTPYPDTVPTIVKLRDMGLKIGVISSGNPVKQWQKLINLGVQHLCHVVTLSGEHGKNTVDEELFNLLLDQVGLKPRECLFVGGDFNDIAVANQLGMATVRVRRGGAVQDEPPEDLAKPKYELKSLKELLTLVEELTNST; the protein is encoded by the coding sequence ATGGACGTGAAGGCTGTAATCTTTAACATAGATAATGTGTTATACGACGCTCGCTTTCAGAAGGACGCGGCGAGAATCAGCGCGTTAAGGGCCATGGTGGAGGCTGGCCTCCCAATAGACGTTGAGAATGGTTTCCGAGTGTTAAACGAGGTTGTGAAAGAGTATGGAAGCGACTATCAAATGCACTTCGACGAGATGCTTAAAAGACTTGGGTTAAAATGGAATCCCAGAGTGATCGCGGCCGGCGTTGTCGCCTACAGGGAGACCAGTAGAGCTTATCTCACCCCTTACCCCGACACAGTACCCACCATCGTTAAGCTGAGGGATATGGGTTTAAAGATCGGAGTAATCTCCTCAGGAAACCCAGTTAAACAATGGCAAAAGCTCATCAACCTAGGGGTGCAACACCTCTGCCACGTTGTAACGCTGTCTGGAGAGCATGGTAAAAACACGGTTGACGAAGAACTCTTCAACCTACTACTGGATCAGGTTGGATTAAAGCCTCGTGAATGCCTGTTCGTGGGAGGAGACTTCAACGACATCGCCGTGGCGAATCAGCTGGGAATGGCAACCGTAAGAGTTAGAAGGGGAGGGGCGGTCCAAGATGAACCCCCTGAAGATTTGGCGAAGCCTAAATACGAGTTAAAGTCTCTGAAGGAGCTTCTAACCCTAGTCGAAGAGTTGACAAACTCGACTTGA